The following proteins are encoded in a genomic region of Brachypodium distachyon strain Bd21 chromosome 1, Brachypodium_distachyon_v3.0, whole genome shotgun sequence:
- the LOC100829157 gene encoding uncharacterized protein LOC100829157 encodes MASENERLSVAVMAEDAADRAKRLILALYQYENILGAEVVANAVTDGARLGLIDDAVAGQLTTMSRSDADMYVSAAASGAVAAVLQAMANSLSEIGIKTNHGSFTAHRVKHDEINVAAATGIQRNNSLFSYFILAFSVVMAIVSVFVVVFRAV; translated from the exons ATGGCGTCGGAGAACGAGCGTCTCTCGGTTGCCGTTATGGCGGAAGACGCTGCCGATAGGGCCAAGAGGCTGATCCTCGCTCTCTATCAGTATGAAAACATTCTCGGTGCTGAGGTTGTAGCGAATGCTGTGACTGATGGCGCAAGGCTTGGCCTCATTGATGACGCAGTAGCTGGTCAGCTTACCACTATGAGCCGTAGTGACGCTGATATGTACGTTTCTGCTGCCGCCTCAGGTGCCGTGGCGGCCGTACTTCAAGCCATGGCTAATAGCCTTTCAGAAATTGGGATCAAAACTAAC CACGGATCATTTACTGCACACCGGGTCAAGCATGATGAAATTAATGTGGCTGCTGCCACCGGTATACAG AGAAACAACTCCTTGTTTAGCTACTTCATTCTGGCATTTTCTGTGGTGATGGCTATCGTTTCAGTATTTGTTGTTGTCTTTAGAGCTGTTTAG